The sequence aaaaaaaaaaattaaaaataaaaatttaaaaattaaaaattaaaaaaattaaaaataaaataaaaaaaaaaataaaaaataaattaaattttaaaaattaaaaaaaaaaaaaaaaaaaaaacacataaATCAAGATTTATgtgtttaaattcaaaaccaaacatttttaataataataaaaaaaaaaaataataaaaaaatgacgATAAAAATTATAGATGTGAAAATTTTGGTTCGAATGTGTGGTGGTAAAAATTGGGAGGtttgaaaaaattggaaaattattattaatctttgccctaaaaaaaaaaaaataataaaaataaaaaaactatttatttcctttttaattaatgttgtcaaaaaatataaaattgttatttattttggaaGAAATTtgtgtttaattaatttcaaaaaataaagtttttttgaaaggtttattttatttagatctatcatttttattttattttatggtttttttttttttccttcaattattaatctattttaataaaaataacattttaacttttttttaaaaatattgattaattaatatgTTAAGTAATAGAGAATGTTTTAGtaattttaagaaaaaaaaaaaaaatttggaaaaaaaaaaaaaaataaaaaggttggtagtttatttttttttttttttttttttttttttttttttttctatatatatacacaataaaataatgattattatttttgaaattttttaattttttagagTTATTTGGATTTGTTGTTTTGTTTGTTTCTTGTTCTctacttgtttttttttttttttttcattttacaTAATTTGACAATccattgaattatttgaaccaGCTCTGGCAACATCAGcttgttttaatatttttttaacatttttatgAGCGACATCTAAAGGACATAAACCATCACGAGCTCTAGCTTTTATATCGGCATTATGATTGAGCAAACATTCGACAACACTGACATGACCTTCGGAGGAAGCTTTATGAAGTGGAGTTGAACCATTTCTATCGGTGACTTGAGTGTTTGCTTTGTATTTGAGTAATAATTCAACGATATCAACATGACCTCTATGACAAGCTGTATAGAGTGGAGTTGCACCACATCTCATACCCGATCTAATTTTCGCTTCGACATTTGCACGATTCTCCAATAAAAGATTGACGATTTCAGTGTAACCCTCTTGTGCTGATATATAGAGTGGTGTTGCACCATGGTTCTTTGTGGTACCTTCAATATTTGCCTTGTACTCTAATAAACACTCTACCACTTTATAATGACCTCTATGGGCTGCTGAATAGAGTGGAGTGATACCATTCTTATTGATAGCTTCCATGTTGGCATTATGTTCCAATAGACAACGTACCACCTCTGTATGACCATTGTGAGCCGCTGAATTCAATGGAGTAACGCCATTGATATTGGTTGCCTCAATGTTTGCACCATGAGTAATCAATAGCTCCACCACTCTAACATGACCTTTTTGTGCGGCCGTATGTAAAGGTGTTGAACCATTCTTATTTTTACATTCAATCTTTGCATTTGCCAATATCAAAGATTCGGCTGCTTCAACATGACCTTTTCCGCATGCCATATGTAATGCTGTGAAGCCTGAACGTGTATTGGTTTCAATGTCTGCACCATTTCTTAACAAACATTCAATCACTGAACGATGTCCTTTATATGAtgcttttaataaaaatttatttctcttttttaatgatataCCATTTGATTCACTAattattggtgatgatgtatTACCAACATCAATATCTTCCATTTCTAAATcaacttcattattattatcattattattattattattattacgacgttgttgttgatgatgatgatgatggtggtgatgatgatgattattttgttgttcttgttcttgttcttgctcttgttgttcattattattgttattattttcatcttcctcttcttcttcactatcttcttcattttcttcattgttattaatatttacattttgttgtggttgtggtggtggttgttgtggttgttgtgggtAGTCATCTAAAActtgatttatttgaattattggaacatttatattaatatttgtattattattagtattattaacattatttaaatgtaatAATGCTGGTGAAACAACATTTGATCTTTTGCTGTCAAATGATCTTTGTAAAATTTGGTCGTGACCATTTTCACATGCCCatagtaattttaaatctgaATCTTTTTCTCCAAATTctcttaattttaataaattttttataactgTTCCTTtccaaaactaaaaataataaataaataaaaaaaatatattaatattttcattttcaaaaaaggtgcttttataaataataataataatataatatttacaatttcattttttgcaCTTTCACcaaaaatagatttatttaaattattccaAAGTTGTTCATCATCAACCATAGATTTCCAATATTTAGAGACTGTACATGTTTTTGAAAGGTCTACTGCGtctgaaaatgataaaatgtGCATtctaatttcaattggtaaatcaaaaaagttaaaaccactatcattattattgttgttgttattattattaatattattattgttacttATATATTCTTCATCTCCGCTAtctgtattattaatattattactattattattatttgaatatccATCATAACAATCATCATATTCTTCACTTATGCTACTATCCTCATTATCTGCAATACAAAGTTTCtctatatttaaaatattattatcatctccattactattattaagaCTACTACTTAAAATATTACCAGaactattgttgttattattgttattattactattattactactactgctattcttttttatactaagaaaatttgaaaattttgatgtaaaatttgaaaaagttgGTGATGTTGGAGAGCTagttgatttctttttactatttgaaaaattattacttGTTAAACGAGAATAAAGAcgattactactactattattattattattattgttattactatttgtatTGCTTAGGCCAATTCTAGGTGGAGTAGCTAAAATTTCAACTGGAAtggatggtgatgatggtgatgaagaagatgaaggtGGGCTTATCGAATCTCTCATAATTGTTTtcctttttctttctttattaaCTTCCctttttttctctttatcttttttttttattattattattatttcttttttttttttttttatgtgggtttttttttttttctttttttttataaaaaaaaaaaaaaaatgttctgaattaataaattaattgaaaaaaaaaggtattaaaaaaaaaaaaaataaaaaaaagcaaaaaaaaaaaaggaattggttattttatttattaattattatttattatttattaattatttattttttattatttataatttattatttattatttaacacCTTAATttagctttttttttttttttgaaaaaaaaaaaaaataaaataaaaaaagaaattaaaaaaaaaaaaaaattaaaaaaaaaataaaaaattaatgtacaaaatgattgaaacaatattaaaaaaaatatttattattaaagtgGTAgtctatttattattattattaattttatttgttttcaataatttactttatttatacatatatatttgGAAAgaggttaaaaaaaaaaaaaaacccacaTGTACGCACAcgtttttttgtttctttttttttattatttttttattattttttttattttattttttttatttttttatttttttttaattacataCACAAACAATAAGAAGTTTAATAACAATGGGTGAATGTGGGGTATTtgagatttaaattttttttttttttttttttttttttaaataataatatatttctttttataaaaaaaaaataaaaaaaaataacttataatactattttattttattgtttttttaataaataaataaataaataaaaattttttacgaataaaccttttttttttttttttttttatgtttttttgtgaaaaataaaaaaaataaaaattaaaaaaaaaaaaaaatttaaattaaaaaaaaataaaataaaaatgtactGGTCAAAATTTTTGGattgtaatttttattttttaattttatttttaggttTCGGTTTTTAGTGTACAATCGCTCAAGCAGTGACCAACACACGCAATAGCCCACATCACAAATGTAACAGTTCCCACCCACCCTCCCATTAATTTGAtgtatgaaaaaaataacctTCCATTTAATAACAGTTTTCATACACACTTAAAAGGTACCTATGAGACaatatattactattaataataataataatcaatgaTACACTAAATACAATCCTTTCGAATCAATCAAACCCAatcaagataataaaaaaaataataataataaaaataactttgataataacaattagAGGTTGTAATAATGTTAGTAAAGATAATATAATTcagatttaaaagaaaattttaaaaaaccaatcATATCATTTTTTGGATACTGGTAgcgaatttaaaaaaaaaaaaaaaaaaaaaaaaaaaaaaaaaaaaaagtcaaaaaGTGTCAATCtgtcaaaaataaaattaaataataaaataacccagagaaatagaaaataaaaaaaataaaacatttgtaaataaaaaatattatcaatttaatacaaaaaaaaaaaaaaaaaaaaaaaaaaaaaaaaaaaaaaaaaaaaaaaaaaaaaaaaaaaataataattgtgatCGATTACAAGATAGAGTTAAAAAcaagatttaaattcattttaagatttgaataaataagtttatgtttttttaagtgttttatttatactaaaattaatttttgggacaaaatttaatgaaaatttattctcaatcttaaaattattttgattgacaattaaaaaacagACTGTTTCTCCCTATATTAtctctttttcaattaattttttttgttttgttttggtgGTGTGGTGaaacaaaatttattattgttattttttttttcataataattattattacaattcgATTATAtcagaaattttatttatttgtttatttagttatttattattataaaagatttttttcacttaatgattgattaataatttgatGATAAATATCAGATATTGGTTCATTTAAtactaaatttgaaatatatCTTGAACATTCATTTCTTATTTCATTTATCATATATTGATcctaggaaaaaaaaaaaaaaaaaaaaaaaaaaaaaaaaaaaaaaaaaaaaaaaaaaaaaaaaaaattattttaattttataattaaaattaatttttaaataatatatatatatatacatacagaaattaataataattctaaaatatttaaatcatcaaaaattaaattaccagTATAAAGGAATTGAATTATTGCAAGGAAACAATTATaagaacaattattaatttttataatatctaAAGTACTTTCAATCATTCCATTTGTAATTAATGCTCTAAATCCTTCATTCCTTGAAACTAATATACATTTATGGGCATTAATAATTCTATTTTCaactaaaaatttaatatctgAAAATGATGTcctattttcaaataattgattaaaaattgaattattattaatattattattattttgagttaattgataataaaataaatcattttcattataatcAGATTGACCACCAAAAATGTAAAAACTATTTGAGTAAATGAAACAAGTTGAATATTGACGTGGTGAAGGTCTATCtactaatttaatttctctcCATGTAAGAGTTGAAGGATTGAATTCATGTAATGAATTACTGACAACTTTATTCCTACCGCCAAAAAGGTAGATTTTGTTATCGAATACTGCACTTGTGCCACACCTGACGATTACATgatttccattattattattacatggCACTATACTCCATAGATTggtaattaaatcaaattcaaacatATCAGTTGGACAAACTGCACCGTCGTAGCCGCCCAATACATATAGtttatcatttataattGAACATGTGTGATATTGTCTACCACGTGGTACTTGTGATGGTATTGTATTCTTTACTGTAACACGTGACCATAGTTTACTCTTAAAATTATAGAATAAAATAGTTGGATAAAATGTAATCGATTGACCCATACCTCCAAATATCAccatattatcattatagaCAACTGCCGAATGTCCCCATCTTTTCTCTGGTACAAATGTTGATTCTCTAGGTGGACTTATTAATTTCCATTCATCTGTACAAGTATTGTATTcatataaatcattaaaaacaTTTGGTTCACTTTCATTTAACCCAATACCAATTCCaccaaatatataaatacatTCACCATATGCTACCATACTATATGAATGTCTTGCtgttattatattttttttatcatcaattgatgatgaatacaatgatgatgatgatgatgatgatgatgatgatgatgatgatgatgatgatgatgatgatgatgatgatgatgattgaaattttttcttttcattttttaaaattctaaacCATTGGTTTAATTTAAGATCAAATCTAAAGAAATCATCTAAATGAGTACCCTTTACACCATATCCACCATACATAAAGAGTGAATCACCAATTACTACTGATGAATGAGCATGACGTGGTGCTGGAACTCTACCACATGCATACGCTTTAttccaataattttttaaatcatttgaattacATATTATTTGATCTTTAACATTAATTATTTCATCCATTTGCGCATGTGTATGTatatttatgaaaaaaaaaaaaaataaaaaaaaaaatatgaaaatagGTTTGATGGGTAtagtagtttttttttaaaccaccaaaataaaaatatcttttatttttttttgaattttattttttgattttttttttttgaatttttttttttttttttttttttttttggttaagGGTTAAACCTTTCCAAAAATTGATAGGTTTTGgttaaattataatgatcaatatcaaataaaaaaaataaaataaaaattatctaaacatttttttaaaatatttaataaaacaagttttttttatttatttatttttttttttatttttttttttttttatatatttttttttttttttttttaatgatttaaattacaaaatcaaGTTCATATCTTtgatatttattatcattttcatctaaAGTTCTTGGATAACATGGTGTTAAAGCATCTTGAGAACTAATATAAAGCATATTATAAAGTTTCCAATAAATATTTCTAACTTTACGAGATGGATGGAATAAACCTTGAAGGGTATATTGAAGAATAGTATTTGGACCTAAAGCAAAACGTAAACCTTCAACGGCCTCTAAGAAAGCGTTGATAACATGTGGAGAAGTTTCGAAAACATTTGGCCAAACGTAATTGAGTAAATGAGTGAGTGAATCTTCACAACCTAAACCCATTACACCCAATGAAATATGTTTAATTGCAGAGCAAGCGGTTTGACGATGTACAGCATCTCTATCCATGAGTGCATCTTCGAGTAGGGTAGTTACGGCGTAAATATAGTCTTTACCCATTTCGCCAATATATTCAAAGAGGAAAGATAAAGATTTCAAAACACCATTTTGAACATTCAACTCTGGAATACGATATTCATTGATTAGACCTGGTAAAACGGTATAAGGTGCACAAGTTTCCGCAACAATGGCAATGGCAACGGTTGTACAAACTCTGTTTTGACGATCTTGAACTTTCAAATTGTTTAATAGGGTTGCCAATACCTCTTGAGGACCAATAGCTTTTGCAATGTAACCAAATGTATTTACAGCGGCACGACGAATACCTTTTTTATGAGCTTTCAACATATCTAAAAGTTCGAAACAAATACGCATACCCTCTCTGTCTGAAACGAAATCAGAACCACGATCGGCAATACGACCCACCAAATCGATACAATTCTCTTGAACTTTCTCATGAcgattctttaaaattggtgTTAAACGTGGTAAAAGATCTTTGATGGGTGGTGTCATCTTAGTCATACCAATTACATTTACAATGGCCTTCAATGCACCTAGGATTGAACCCAATACCTCTGGATACTCTTCACCTAAATATTCATAAAGAATTTGACCCAAATGTGACAAGAGTTGCTCTTCACCACAATTCATCATAACCACAGCAATACGTGAGATTAAATCGGCTGCTTGTTGTCTAACCTTTGCAGATTTATTATTGAGTCTCCATTTAATGGTACCAGCGATTTGTTGAAGATAAGGTTGAATACGAGTATTCAAAGCCAATACAACAGTACCAAAACCTTGTAACATAATTGAAGTTTCATCGGTGGTTTGTTCTTGGAATGCATAGAGAATACCATCGATTAATCTCTCCTCCAATGTTGGACTAATATCCGATGCACCCAATGTTGAAACTATCTTTTCAATTGCCTCCATTACCATTCTTCTATAGGCTTCGGATTCATCTTTAAGATCATCAACAATtctttcaataatttcaccaccaccaactttATTTGCAATTTCAAGTGTTGTTTCAACCAATAGTTTATAGTTTCTCTTATCCAATGCCATTCTTCTAACCCAAAATTGTTTGAAAAACTCTGGAATAATCTCTTCACGAACATAGGATGATTCAACAC comes from Dictyostelium discoideum AX4 chromosome 2 chromosome, whole genome shotgun sequence and encodes:
- a CDS encoding WD40 repeat-containing protein, giving the protein MRDSISPPSSSSSPSSPSIPVEILATPPRIGLSNTNSNNNNNNNNSSSNRLYSRLTSNNFSNSKKKSTSSPTSPTFSNFTSKFSNFLSIKKNSSSSNNSNNNNNNNNSSGNILSSSLNNSNGDDNNILNIEKLCIADNEDSSISEEYDDCYDGYSNNNNSNNINNTDSGDEEYISNNNNINNNNNNNNNDSGFNFFDLPIEIRMHILSFSDAVDLSKTCTVSKYWKSMVDDEQLWNNLNKSIFGESAKNEIFWKGTVIKNLLKLREFGEKDSDLKLLWACENGHDQILQRSFDSKRSNVVSPALLHLNNVNNTNNNTNININVPIIQINQVLDDYPQQPQQPPPQPQQNVNINNNEENEEDSEEEEEDENNNNNNEQQEQEQEQEQQNNHHHHHHHHHHQQQRRNNNNNNNDNNNEVDLEMEDIDVGNTSSPIISESNGISLKKRNKFLLKASYKGHRSVIECLLRNGADIETNTRSGFTALHMACGKGHVEAAESLILANAKIECKNKNGSTPLHTAAQKGHVRVVELLITHGANIEATNINGVTPLNSAAHNGHTEVVRCLLEHNANMEAINKNGITPLYSAAHRGHYKVVECLLEYKANIEGTTKNHGATPLYISAQEGYTEIVNLLLENRANVEAKIRSGMRCGATPLYTACHRGHVDIVELLLKYKANTQVTDRNGSTPLHKASSEGHVSVVECLLNHNADIKARARDGLCPLDVAHKNVKKILKQADVARAGSNNSMDCQIM